One stretch of Candidatus Poribacteria bacterium DNA includes these proteins:
- a CDS encoding FAD-binding protein — protein sequence MDQKEQLIADLSTLLGSKNVLTDATALSVYECDAAPSFKAMPDVVVFADTAQQVSDIVKLANKYDTPFIARGGGTGLSGGMLSVRGGIIIALNRMDRILEVDLENERAVVEPGVVNLLLTQAVQNRGYHYAPDPSSQKACTIGGNIAENSGGPHTLKYGVTSDHVLGLEVVLPDGEIVELGGTVEETLGYDLRGVMIGSEGTFGIVTKAVVRLTRNPQAYQTALAVFETMDDASNAVSTIIGEGIIPAALEMMDTLVIRALEEAFQFGFPLDAEAILIVELDGVEAGMQNQTDQILEIFKQHNARTVDYAKDEAERQQLWKARKSAFGSFGRLAPNYITQDGVVPRTTLPKVLRRISEISEKYQIPIANVFHAGDGNIHPIVLFNERDADQCERVEHVNKEILTVCAEVGGTITGEHGIGVEKMDYMPLIFSTADMQVMATVKKVFNPTGLCNPGKIFPTAESYAKLGLPHDAAGDF from the coding sequence ATGGACCAGAAAGAACAACTCATTGCTGATCTCTCTACACTCCTTGGGTCTAAAAATGTGCTAACGGATGCGACCGCGCTCTCGGTGTACGAATGCGATGCAGCTCCCTCTTTTAAGGCGATGCCGGATGTCGTTGTCTTCGCCGATACGGCGCAGCAAGTATCGGATATCGTAAAATTAGCGAATAAATACGACACCCCGTTTATCGCCCGGGGCGGTGGCACCGGCTTGAGTGGTGGTATGCTCTCTGTCCGAGGCGGGATTATCATTGCCCTCAACCGGATGGATCGTATCTTGGAAGTAGACCTTGAAAATGAACGGGCAGTTGTTGAGCCCGGTGTGGTGAATCTCTTGTTGACACAGGCGGTGCAGAATCGAGGCTATCATTACGCCCCGGATCCGTCAAGCCAGAAGGCATGCACCATAGGTGGGAATATCGCCGAAAATTCCGGTGGACCCCATACCTTGAAATACGGTGTTACCTCCGACCATGTGCTTGGGTTAGAAGTTGTTTTGCCCGATGGTGAAATTGTTGAATTAGGCGGTACTGTCGAAGAAACACTCGGTTACGACCTGCGCGGTGTGATGATCGGTTCCGAAGGCACATTTGGCATCGTAACGAAAGCAGTCGTTCGGCTGACCCGGAATCCGCAGGCGTATCAAACCGCTCTCGCTGTCTTTGAGACAATGGACGATGCTTCTAACGCCGTTTCAACGATTATTGGTGAAGGTATTATCCCAGCTGCGCTTGAAATGATGGATACGCTCGTCATTCGGGCTTTGGAAGAAGCCTTCCAGTTCGGTTTCCCGCTCGATGCTGAAGCGATTCTGATTGTGGAACTCGACGGTGTCGAGGCAGGAATGCAGAACCAGACCGATCAGATCTTGGAAATCTTCAAACAGCACAACGCGCGGACAGTCGATTACGCCAAAGATGAGGCGGAGCGGCAGCAACTCTGGAAAGCTCGGAAAAGCGCGTTTGGTTCGTTCGGACGACTCGCACCGAATTACATTACGCAGGACGGCGTCGTGCCACGGACGACGCTACCGAAGGTGCTACGGCGAATCTCTGAGATCTCTGAAAAGTATCAGATTCCGATCGCCAATGTGTTCCATGCTGGTGACGGCAACATTCATCCTATCGTCCTCTTTAACGAACGCGACGCTGATCAGTGTGAACGTGTAGAGCACGTCAACAAAGAAATCCTGACGGTATGTGCCGAGGTCGGTGGCACCATCACGGGGGAACACGGCATTGGCGTTGAAAAAATGGATTACATGCCCCTCATTTTCAGCACTGCTGATATGCAAGTGATGGCGACGGTCAAGAAAGTCTTTAATCCTACCGGACTCTGCAATCCCGGAAAGATTTTTCCCACAGCCGAATCTTATGCGAAGTTAGGTTTGCCACATGACGCAGCAGGGGATTTTTAA
- a CDS encoding thioredoxin fold domain-containing protein: MAEKTILKPYISLTRSRFTKHHRETKWNDAQESIVKNLFFRLLVFIIMISPASIQAQFGDFGFGEKPPVEKLAAKGYLSLDKVQPGSQFEIAVIVEIAEGWHVNANPAGEGLIATEVIFPDTPHLTFGEVVYPEGEVLALGSIGEAPVYHDTITIGVQADLNQTAPIAPIMLDLELTYQACNDEQCLLPEVLAFSVPIEIVGIEEPIQRMNEAIFANVQFGTPPTDRADEGSLARALSGGQVWLAFLLVFAGGILTSLTPCVYPLIPITVSIFGANESAGLFKSFLLSVVYVLGIVVTYAILGVAVASTGAVFGQIMANPWVVGFISLILVTLGLSMFGVFEIRLPYAVQNRLNTVGGTGFAGAFAMGTVAGVIAAPCTGPALAVVLTYIATTGSLFLGFWLMFTYALGMGLLFIGIGTFSGLLSALPRSGGWMYVLENIFGIAIITMALYFLKDVFPPLQDFLQNSLPFFAIAGGLVLIGMWLGKLTQRFSGISPRMQFQKACGLVLTVLGAYMFVGGIQQPAGPHLNWVYDEGEGFEIAQREDKLLMLDFYASWCAACKELDHKTYADPAVAAKLDDYVNVKLDFTRSSETTQALTEKYQIPGLPVVIFMDADGTVLKRFTGFVGPEEMLGILNDIEKRPL, translated from the coding sequence ATGGCAGAGAAAACAATCTTAAAACCCTACATATCCTTAACCCGGTCGCGATTCACCAAACACCATCGTGAAACGAAGTGGAACGATGCCCAAGAGTCCATAGTTAAAAATTTATTTTTTCGGCTGTTAGTGTTTATCATAATGATATCTCCTGCGTCTATACAAGCACAGTTCGGAGATTTTGGGTTTGGTGAAAAACCACCCGTTGAAAAACTCGCAGCAAAAGGGTACCTCTCGCTTGACAAGGTGCAGCCTGGGAGCCAATTCGAAATTGCTGTCATCGTTGAGATTGCCGAAGGGTGGCATGTCAACGCCAATCCGGCGGGTGAAGGGTTAATCGCGACCGAGGTGATTTTCCCTGATACACCACATCTTACTTTCGGTGAAGTCGTATATCCCGAGGGTGAGGTATTGGCACTCGGTTCGATAGGAGAAGCCCCAGTCTATCACGATACCATTACGATCGGTGTCCAAGCCGATTTAAATCAAACGGCTCCGATCGCCCCTATCATGCTGGATTTGGAGCTGACATATCAGGCGTGTAACGATGAGCAGTGTCTGTTACCCGAAGTGCTCGCTTTTTCAGTCCCTATTGAGATTGTTGGTATTGAGGAACCTATTCAGCGAATGAATGAAGCAATTTTCGCCAATGTCCAATTCGGGACACCCCCGACTGATCGTGCGGATGAAGGGAGTCTCGCGCGCGCACTCTCCGGTGGGCAAGTTTGGCTTGCATTCCTACTTGTGTTTGCAGGCGGCATCTTGACCAGTTTGACACCTTGTGTTTATCCACTCATACCGATCACCGTTTCCATCTTCGGTGCCAATGAGTCTGCTGGTTTGTTTAAGTCTTTTCTGCTTTCTGTTGTATATGTGCTCGGGATCGTTGTGACCTATGCAATTTTAGGGGTGGCGGTTGCATCGACAGGCGCCGTTTTCGGACAAATAATGGCAAATCCGTGGGTCGTTGGCTTCATTAGTCTAATTCTTGTGACCTTGGGACTGTCTATGTTCGGTGTTTTTGAGATTCGGTTGCCGTATGCGGTGCAGAACCGTCTCAACACCGTTGGCGGTACCGGGTTTGCAGGCGCGTTCGCTATGGGAACAGTTGCCGGTGTTATTGCCGCACCTTGCACGGGACCGGCGTTGGCAGTTGTGCTGACGTATATCGCGACAACGGGAAGTCTCTTCCTCGGATTTTGGCTCATGTTCACTTACGCCCTCGGCATGGGCTTGCTCTTTATCGGCATTGGCACGTTCTCTGGGTTGCTCTCCGCGTTACCCCGTTCAGGTGGATGGATGTATGTTTTGGAAAACATCTTCGGCATTGCGATTATTACGATGGCACTCTACTTCCTTAAAGATGTGTTTCCACCGTTGCAGGATTTCCTGCAGAACTCGCTTCCATTTTTCGCGATTGCTGGGGGTTTAGTGCTAATTGGAATGTGGCTCGGCAAGTTAACCCAACGTTTCAGCGGCATCTCCCCACGGATGCAATTCCAAAAGGCATGTGGGCTTGTGCTGACGGTGCTGGGTGCCTATATGTTCGTTGGGGGTATCCAACAGCCTGCAGGACCCCACTTGAATTGGGTTTACGACGAAGGCGAAGGATTTGAAATCGCTCAGCGAGAAGACAAACTCCTAATGCTTGATTTTTATGCATCTTGGTGTGCTGCGTGTAAAGAACTCGATCATAAGACGTATGCCGATCCCGCGGTCGCTGCGAAACTCGATGATTATGTGAATGTTAAACTCGATTTTACCCGTAGCTCCGAAACGACTCAGGCACTCACCGAGAAGTATCAGATTCCTGGATTACCGGTCGTCATTTTCATGGATGCTGATGGGACAGTTCTCAAACGGTTCACCGGATTTGTTGGTCCCGAGGAAATGCTCGGCATTCTTAATGACATTGAAAAACGTCCACTGTAA
- a CDS encoding PglZ domain-containing protein, with product MQEKKWRILWIDNQIADVEQSDAQLKNQHREEQTNITSKPYICFLEYRGYDISLTNTIAEGIASLQNEEYHAVLLNYNGATREENPLSYIRKVDAHIPIILLTQDGRQEVLQQASLYDVDSIFIETADDQDETSSRQLETSLAFILEKQTGREAYTPQAYAQHFNRAQISDGSVQGRSSTDDWQTWIDTYVRLVEWDLRLDTLHNVDEIKSIHEMEKREANAAFADYIQANYHKWLVGEASPTLSVDVVYRYVIPEVQAGKQVLFVVMDCMRLDHWLKIEPLLYPLFNITTDYYYSILPTATRYARNAIFSGLFPLEFAERHPDLYAEPDTAHTSINRYEKELMRLQLERHGILLKPPLHYFKIFDTRGEIQYLHWLSVTDRISLTALVVDFLDMLTHTRHEIGLLQQLVPDEAAFRTLAQAWFQHSHLYRIFRIAAERGMTVVLTSDHGSLLCQNAAKVSSQAELTTGLRFKEGKNISCLPEAGWVIKEPGVYRLPGEETEKSYVLAKEDYYFVYERQFDVYKEIFQGSFQHGGVSLEEMILPCVVLEPR from the coding sequence ATGCAGGAAAAAAAATGGAGGATTCTGTGGATTGATAACCAGATAGCTGATGTAGAACAATCTGATGCGCAACTTAAGAATCAACATCGTGAGGAACAGACCAATATAACATCCAAGCCCTACATCTGTTTTCTGGAATATCGAGGATACGACATTTCTTTAACAAACACTATTGCTGAGGGCATTGCGTCACTTCAGAATGAAGAATATCACGCTGTCCTATTGAATTATAACGGTGCGACGCGAGAGGAGAATCCGCTTTCATATATTCGAAAAGTGGATGCGCATATTCCTATTATTCTCCTAACCCAAGACGGGCGCCAGGAAGTGCTGCAGCAGGCAAGTCTTTATGATGTTGACAGTATTTTCATAGAGACGGCAGATGATCAGGATGAAACTTCGTCTCGACAGTTAGAGACATCGCTTGCTTTTATACTTGAAAAGCAGACGGGACGGGAAGCATACACACCACAGGCATACGCTCAACACTTTAACAGGGCACAAATATCGGACGGATCTGTGCAAGGTCGCAGTTCCACCGACGATTGGCAGACATGGATCGATACGTATGTTCGCCTCGTTGAATGGGATTTGCGACTGGATACACTTCATAACGTCGATGAGATTAAATCCATCCATGAGATGGAGAAGCGAGAGGCAAATGCTGCGTTCGCTGATTATATCCAAGCCAACTATCACAAGTGGCTTGTCGGTGAAGCATCGCCTACTTTGTCTGTGGATGTCGTTTACAGGTATGTTATTCCTGAAGTTCAGGCGGGGAAGCAGGTCCTGTTTGTTGTTATGGATTGTATGCGATTGGACCACTGGTTGAAAATTGAACCCTTGCTGTATCCCTTGTTTAATATAACGACAGATTACTATTATTCCATTCTGCCAACAGCGACCCGTTATGCAAGGAACGCTATTTTTAGCGGGTTGTTTCCGCTTGAATTTGCTGAAAGGCACCCAGACCTCTACGCAGAACCCGATACAGCGCACACGAGTATCAACCGCTATGAGAAGGAGCTGATGCGCTTGCAACTTGAGCGGCACGGTATACTGCTTAAACCGCCTCTCCATTACTTCAAGATTTTTGATACACGCGGCGAAATTCAATATCTGCATTGGCTAAGTGTTACAGACAGGATTAGTTTGACAGCACTTGTTGTGGATTTCCTTGATATGTTGACACATACACGACATGAGATAGGTTTGCTACAGCAGCTCGTTCCAGATGAAGCAGCGTTTCGGACGCTCGCACAAGCATGGTTTCAGCATTCGCATCTTTATAGAATATTCAGAATTGCGGCTGAACGCGGTATGACAGTCGTCTTAACGTCTGACCACGGTTCACTCCTTTGTCAAAATGCAGCGAAGGTTTCAAGTCAAGCTGAACTCACGACCGGTCTTCGGTTTAAAGAGGGAAAAAACATTTCCTGTTTACCCGAAGCAGGATGGGTCATAAAGGAACCAGGTGTGTATCGGTTACCGGGGGAAGAAACAGAAAAAAGTTATGTGCTCGCAAAAGAGGACTACTACTTTGTGTATGAAAGGCAATTCGATGTCTATAAAGAAATATTTCAAGGCAGTTTCCAACACGGTGGTGTTTCACTTGAGGAGATGATTCTGCCTTGCGTTGTACTGGAACCGAGGTAA
- a CDS encoding FAD-binding oxidoreductase — protein sequence MEKSRAPHDGLQRIVGESSILSEEQVAAYTFDGYVPKAVVLPTSVQEMQEILQFAVEQNLSIMPAGAGTKLGIGNLPQKVDIVLATTYLNSVVEYEPADLTVTVEAGIRLRYLQTELAKHRQYLALNPPYADRCTIGGIVSTNASGSFRLRHGTARNQVLGLRVVRADGTVVKSGGKVVKNVAGYDLNKLYIGGFGTLGIITEVTLKLSPIPVRQAVLTANFQDVQKAADTGLDIVGSQTLPMFVNLFVNPDSTLSGTEGPMLVVGFGGDPETVAWQLTQCQRIMEQNGAMGVTIVENESLQHLQEAVQEFSADNKNTERVVAKLNLKRTDLAEFATQIAEANWARDVQMMALLGSGVLYITLPTASDTDYQSLADALTQLRQAAMSQQGNLIIEVAPPELKRHIDVWGSVEGTLNLMKQIKAKFDPVDLLNPGRFVSSI from the coding sequence ATGGAAAAATCACGTGCACCGCACGATGGACTTCAGCGTATTGTCGGCGAATCCAGCATTCTCTCGGAGGAACAGGTCGCAGCCTACACTTTTGATGGCTACGTACCGAAGGCAGTCGTTTTACCTACATCCGTCCAAGAGATGCAAGAGATTCTCCAGTTCGCAGTAGAACAGAACTTGTCGATTATGCCTGCGGGGGCGGGGACGAAACTGGGTATCGGAAATCTGCCACAGAAAGTAGACATCGTCCTCGCAACAACATACCTTAACAGCGTCGTGGAATATGAACCAGCAGATTTAACCGTAACCGTGGAAGCGGGTATCCGCTTGAGGTACCTCCAGACCGAGTTGGCAAAACATCGTCAGTATCTGGCGTTGAATCCACCCTATGCCGACCGATGTACCATCGGTGGGATTGTATCAACAAACGCGAGTGGTTCTTTCCGTTTGCGACATGGGACCGCTCGAAATCAGGTTTTGGGGTTGCGGGTTGTTCGGGCAGACGGCACCGTTGTCAAAAGCGGCGGTAAAGTGGTGAAAAATGTCGCAGGCTACGATCTTAACAAACTCTATATTGGTGGGTTTGGGACACTCGGTATCATTACCGAGGTAACTCTCAAGTTGTCCCCCATACCCGTCCGGCAAGCGGTACTTACCGCGAACTTTCAGGATGTTCAGAAGGCAGCGGACACGGGTTTGGATATTGTCGGTTCACAAACACTGCCGATGTTTGTGAATCTGTTCGTCAATCCAGATTCAACGCTTAGTGGAACTGAAGGACCTATGCTGGTGGTTGGATTTGGCGGGGATCCTGAAACTGTGGCGTGGCAATTGACGCAGTGCCAGAGAATTATGGAACAAAACGGTGCGATGGGTGTGACAATTGTAGAAAACGAATCGTTACAACACCTTCAGGAGGCGGTTCAGGAATTCTCAGCAGATAACAAAAATACCGAAAGAGTGGTTGCCAAATTGAACCTGAAGCGCACCGATCTCGCAGAATTTGCTACGCAAATTGCGGAGGCGAATTGGGCTCGTGATGTCCAGATGATGGCGTTGCTCGGAAGTGGGGTGTTATACATCACTCTTCCCACGGCATCCGACACGGATTACCAATCCCTTGCGGATGCACTAACGCAACTGCGTCAAGCCGCAATGTCGCAGCAGGGGAATCTCATCATAGAAGTTGCACCCCCTGAACTCAAACGGCATATTGACGTTTGGGGTTCTGTCGAAGGAACGCTCAACTTAATGAAACAGATTAAAGCGAAATTCGACCCGGTTGATTTGTTGAACCCAGGACGGTTTGTTTCGAGTATTTAG